A DNA window from Canis lupus familiaris isolate Mischka breed German Shepherd chromosome 10, alternate assembly UU_Cfam_GSD_1.0, whole genome shotgun sequence contains the following coding sequences:
- the ETAA1 gene encoding ewing's tumor-associated antigen 1 isoform X1 — translation MSRRRKHGDSLGLKNTPLKAAAAAAEEGSSVAEPGKRRLRSAEPRPRPARQREQPPAAASCSKSNPEERYETPKRVPRMDLLSSTFSSPNDPDGQNDIFWDQNSPMTKQLGKGRKKQIYTADSDEISHIVNRIAPQDEKPSTNSMLGVWIGETAIPCTPSVAKGKSRAKISCTKLKTQNREEELMKLAKQFDKNMEELDVIQEQNKRNHDFIQTISEAETLNNYIDNVQMQLLHDTVPEIDNAIIKKPGKENTQISVVNDQNSSQKPFDQNAEAAFNAIFDGSTQKYSGQFSQDLSDAFLNTNNTTFGKKSALKEEKIIINETPVTENLTDKTPGSLFCQEDAPGMTKSCVTSYTEKPEAFNKHLDAFTTSDFEDDWENLLSNEPFVTQNGKMCELFPAPKTSENPDQKGIYNFNTKNDKNKSRMNTSLDARLGDSKILQDLPSKTHNEESIDSGKDRFSLNLNDKPNKLSSTGNKIKFEKSFNKTVVQDKIQDCAVASNLTKLKEDTHTKFTCNANISEKSTLNTGYSNERKNKSVYNQSSKAPANIDPFGSAALGNETSVYNPNQTNASKLGSFFDDWNDPSFANEIVKACHQLENTWEADDVDDDLLYQACDDIERLTQQQDIRKDSKISESKLEINYSSRHGAKNMFTTSKQESQLVQSKHLNPSSISGHTSFTNSSQLNKPVKLEKEICGNSPSFLGATTNLTIYSQNSNCQIKNLHYPRNNSDVPIQVNSTESLLTKSSSLNVNSNPWNTETTTYKKKLSTQHLSHRSTTDGAQSDLNRPVIFPKYTFIKMKNSHILSQFNQNCMPGNISDTKITQSLEKNKTPINLFCGKTNQQQSVVKHSESLKQPSKEEEEKNKKYSPEEIQRKRQEALFRRMAKAQASSVKAAPT, via the exons ATGAGTCGGCGAAGGAAACATGGGGACAGCCTTGGCCTGAAGAACACGCCGCTcaaggcggcggcggccgcggccgaGGAAGGCAGCTCGGTGGCCGAGCCGGGGAAGAGGCGGCTGAGGTCGGCAGAGCCGCGTCCCCGGCCCGCGCGGCAACGGGAGCAGCCTCCGGCGGCCGCTTCGTGCAGTAAAAGTAACCCCGAGG AAAGATATGAAACCCCAAAGAGAGTGCCGAGAATGGATTTACTGTCCTCTACCTTCAGTTCCCCTAATGATCCAGACGGACAGAATGATATCTTTTGGGATCAGAATTCTCCAATGACGAAACAGTTAG gtaaaggaagaaaaaaacagatttacaCCGCAGATAGTGATGAGATCTCACATATCGTTAATCGTATTGCTCCTCAG GATGAAAAACCATCAACAAACTCCATGCTAGGCGTCTGGATTGGTGAGACTGCTATTCCTTGTACCCCAAGTGTagcaaaaggaaaatcaagagcAAAAATCAGCTGCACAAA GTTAAAAACACAAAATCGAGAGGAAGAACTTATGAAATTGGCTAAACAATTTGATAAAAATATGGAAGAACTAGATGTGATTCAAGAGCAAAACAAGAGAAATCATGATTTTATCCAGACAATTTCAGAAGCAGAGACTTTAAACAATTATATAGATAATGTACAGATGCAGTTATTACATGATACAGTTCCTGAAATAGATAATGCCATAATAAAGaaaccaggaaaagaaaacacccaAATATCTGTGGTAAATGATCAAAATAGCAGTCAAAAGCCATTTGATCAAAATGCTGAAGCAGCTTTTAATGCCATTTTTGATGGCTCTACTCAGAAATATAGTGGACAGTTCAGCCAAGATCTGTCCGATGCTTTTTTGAACACGAATAATACTACCTTTGGAAAGAAAAGTGctttgaaagaggagaaaatcatTATTAATGAAACTCCGGTCACTGAAAACCTGACAGAtaaaaccccaggatcactttTTTGTCAAGAAGATGCTCCTGGAATGACAAAATCATGTGTGACTTCTTATACTGAGAAGCCAGAAGCTTTTAATAAACACCTTGATGCATTTACTACCAGTGATTTTGAGGATGATTGGGAAAACTTACTAAGTAATGAACCTTTTGTTACACAAAATGGCAAAATGTGTGAACTTTTCCCTGCTCCTAAAACATCTGAAAATCCTGATCAAAAgggaatttataattttaacaccaaaaatgataaaaataagtcaagaatGAATACAAGTCTAGATGCCAGGTTAGGGGATTCAAAAATTTTACAAGATCTCCCTTCAAAGACACATAATGAAGAATCCATAGATTCTGGAAAAGACAGGTTTTCACTAAATCTAAATGATAAACCAAACAAATTATCATCcactggaaataaaattaaatttgagaaaTCTTTCAATAAAACTGTTGTTCAAGACAAAATTCAAGACTGTGCAGTTGCATCTAATCTGACAAAActtaaagaagatacacacactAAATTTACTTGTaatgcaaatatttctgaaaagtcCACTTTGAACACAGGATATTCTAATGAACGAAAAAATAAGTCCGTTTACAATCAGTCTAGTAAAGCACCTGCTAATATAGATCCTTTTGGTTCTGCAGCTTTGGGCAATGAAACCAGTGTTTATAATCCAAATCAGACTAATGCATCAAAGTTAGGTTCTTTCTTTGATGACTGGAATGATCCGTCATTTGCCAATGAAATTGTTAAAGCATGTCATCAACTAGAGAATACCTGGGAAGCAGATGATGTAGATGATGATTTATTATACCAAGCATGTGATGACATTGAAAGACTAACTCAGCAACAAGATATTAGAAAAGACAGCAAGATATCAGAAAGTAAACTTGAGATCAATTATAGTTCCAGACACGGAGCCAAAAACATGTTTACTACATCTAAACAAGAAAGTCAGTTGGTGCAATCAAAGCATTTGAATCCGAGCAGCATTTCAGGGCACACCTCTTTCACAAATAGCTCACAATTAAATAAACCAgtgaagctggaaaaagaaatttgTGGAAATTCTCCAAGCTTTTTAGGTGCCACAACTAATTTGACAATATACTCTCAGAACTCAAATTGTCAGATCAAAAATCTACATTATCCTCGGAACAACAGTGATGTTCCAATACAAGTGAACAGCACCGAATCGCTTCTTACCAAAAGTTCAAGTTTGAATGTGAATTCAAATCCTTGGAATACAGAAACCactacttacaaaaaaaaattaagtactcaGCATCTATCCCATAGGAGCACAACAGATGGAGCTCAGAGTGACCTTAACAGACCAGTTATATTTCCTAAGTATAcatttataaagatgaaaaattctcACATTCTTTCCCAGTTTAATCAAAATTGTATGCCAGGAAATATTTCTGATACCAAAATTACACAGagtttagagaaaaataagactCCTATCAACCTGTTTTGTGGGAAGACTAATCAACAGCAGTCTGTGGTGAAGCATTCTGAATCTTTGAAACAGCCTTCAAAAG
- the ETAA1 gene encoding ewing's tumor-associated antigen 1 isoform X2 — MDLLSSTFSSPNDPDGQNDIFWDQNSPMTKQLGKGRKKQIYTADSDEISHIVNRIAPQDEKPSTNSMLGVWIGETAIPCTPSVAKGKSRAKISCTKLKTQNREEELMKLAKQFDKNMEELDVIQEQNKRNHDFIQTISEAETLNNYIDNVQMQLLHDTVPEIDNAIIKKPGKENTQISVVNDQNSSQKPFDQNAEAAFNAIFDGSTQKYSGQFSQDLSDAFLNTNNTTFGKKSALKEEKIIINETPVTENLTDKTPGSLFCQEDAPGMTKSCVTSYTEKPEAFNKHLDAFTTSDFEDDWENLLSNEPFVTQNGKMCELFPAPKTSENPDQKGIYNFNTKNDKNKSRMNTSLDARLGDSKILQDLPSKTHNEESIDSGKDRFSLNLNDKPNKLSSTGNKIKFEKSFNKTVVQDKIQDCAVASNLTKLKEDTHTKFTCNANISEKSTLNTGYSNERKNKSVYNQSSKAPANIDPFGSAALGNETSVYNPNQTNASKLGSFFDDWNDPSFANEIVKACHQLENTWEADDVDDDLLYQACDDIERLTQQQDIRKDSKISESKLEINYSSRHGAKNMFTTSKQESQLVQSKHLNPSSISGHTSFTNSSQLNKPVKLEKEICGNSPSFLGATTNLTIYSQNSNCQIKNLHYPRNNSDVPIQVNSTESLLTKSSSLNVNSNPWNTETTTYKKKLSTQHLSHRSTTDGAQSDLNRPVIFPKYTFIKMKNSHILSQFNQNCMPGNISDTKITQSLEKNKTPINLFCGKTNQQQSVVKHSESLKQPSKEEEEKNKKYSPEEIQRKRQEALFRRMAKAQASSVKAAPT; from the exons ATGGATTTACTGTCCTCTACCTTCAGTTCCCCTAATGATCCAGACGGACAGAATGATATCTTTTGGGATCAGAATTCTCCAATGACGAAACAGTTAG gtaaaggaagaaaaaaacagatttacaCCGCAGATAGTGATGAGATCTCACATATCGTTAATCGTATTGCTCCTCAG GATGAAAAACCATCAACAAACTCCATGCTAGGCGTCTGGATTGGTGAGACTGCTATTCCTTGTACCCCAAGTGTagcaaaaggaaaatcaagagcAAAAATCAGCTGCACAAA GTTAAAAACACAAAATCGAGAGGAAGAACTTATGAAATTGGCTAAACAATTTGATAAAAATATGGAAGAACTAGATGTGATTCAAGAGCAAAACAAGAGAAATCATGATTTTATCCAGACAATTTCAGAAGCAGAGACTTTAAACAATTATATAGATAATGTACAGATGCAGTTATTACATGATACAGTTCCTGAAATAGATAATGCCATAATAAAGaaaccaggaaaagaaaacacccaAATATCTGTGGTAAATGATCAAAATAGCAGTCAAAAGCCATTTGATCAAAATGCTGAAGCAGCTTTTAATGCCATTTTTGATGGCTCTACTCAGAAATATAGTGGACAGTTCAGCCAAGATCTGTCCGATGCTTTTTTGAACACGAATAATACTACCTTTGGAAAGAAAAGTGctttgaaagaggagaaaatcatTATTAATGAAACTCCGGTCACTGAAAACCTGACAGAtaaaaccccaggatcactttTTTGTCAAGAAGATGCTCCTGGAATGACAAAATCATGTGTGACTTCTTATACTGAGAAGCCAGAAGCTTTTAATAAACACCTTGATGCATTTACTACCAGTGATTTTGAGGATGATTGGGAAAACTTACTAAGTAATGAACCTTTTGTTACACAAAATGGCAAAATGTGTGAACTTTTCCCTGCTCCTAAAACATCTGAAAATCCTGATCAAAAgggaatttataattttaacaccaaaaatgataaaaataagtcaagaatGAATACAAGTCTAGATGCCAGGTTAGGGGATTCAAAAATTTTACAAGATCTCCCTTCAAAGACACATAATGAAGAATCCATAGATTCTGGAAAAGACAGGTTTTCACTAAATCTAAATGATAAACCAAACAAATTATCATCcactggaaataaaattaaatttgagaaaTCTTTCAATAAAACTGTTGTTCAAGACAAAATTCAAGACTGTGCAGTTGCATCTAATCTGACAAAActtaaagaagatacacacactAAATTTACTTGTaatgcaaatatttctgaaaagtcCACTTTGAACACAGGATATTCTAATGAACGAAAAAATAAGTCCGTTTACAATCAGTCTAGTAAAGCACCTGCTAATATAGATCCTTTTGGTTCTGCAGCTTTGGGCAATGAAACCAGTGTTTATAATCCAAATCAGACTAATGCATCAAAGTTAGGTTCTTTCTTTGATGACTGGAATGATCCGTCATTTGCCAATGAAATTGTTAAAGCATGTCATCAACTAGAGAATACCTGGGAAGCAGATGATGTAGATGATGATTTATTATACCAAGCATGTGATGACATTGAAAGACTAACTCAGCAACAAGATATTAGAAAAGACAGCAAGATATCAGAAAGTAAACTTGAGATCAATTATAGTTCCAGACACGGAGCCAAAAACATGTTTACTACATCTAAACAAGAAAGTCAGTTGGTGCAATCAAAGCATTTGAATCCGAGCAGCATTTCAGGGCACACCTCTTTCACAAATAGCTCACAATTAAATAAACCAgtgaagctggaaaaagaaatttgTGGAAATTCTCCAAGCTTTTTAGGTGCCACAACTAATTTGACAATATACTCTCAGAACTCAAATTGTCAGATCAAAAATCTACATTATCCTCGGAACAACAGTGATGTTCCAATACAAGTGAACAGCACCGAATCGCTTCTTACCAAAAGTTCAAGTTTGAATGTGAATTCAAATCCTTGGAATACAGAAACCactacttacaaaaaaaaattaagtactcaGCATCTATCCCATAGGAGCACAACAGATGGAGCTCAGAGTGACCTTAACAGACCAGTTATATTTCCTAAGTATAcatttataaagatgaaaaattctcACATTCTTTCCCAGTTTAATCAAAATTGTATGCCAGGAAATATTTCTGATACCAAAATTACACAGagtttagagaaaaataagactCCTATCAACCTGTTTTGTGGGAAGACTAATCAACAGCAGTCTGTGGTGAAGCATTCTGAATCTTTGAAACAGCCTTCAAAAG
- the ETAA1 gene encoding ewing's tumor-associated antigen 1 isoform X3 has translation MLGVWIGETAIPCTPSVAKGKSRAKISCTKLKTQNREEELMKLAKQFDKNMEELDVIQEQNKRNHDFIQTISEAETLNNYIDNVQMQLLHDTVPEIDNAIIKKPGKENTQISVVNDQNSSQKPFDQNAEAAFNAIFDGSTQKYSGQFSQDLSDAFLNTNNTTFGKKSALKEEKIIINETPVTENLTDKTPGSLFCQEDAPGMTKSCVTSYTEKPEAFNKHLDAFTTSDFEDDWENLLSNEPFVTQNGKMCELFPAPKTSENPDQKGIYNFNTKNDKNKSRMNTSLDARLGDSKILQDLPSKTHNEESIDSGKDRFSLNLNDKPNKLSSTGNKIKFEKSFNKTVVQDKIQDCAVASNLTKLKEDTHTKFTCNANISEKSTLNTGYSNERKNKSVYNQSSKAPANIDPFGSAALGNETSVYNPNQTNASKLGSFFDDWNDPSFANEIVKACHQLENTWEADDVDDDLLYQACDDIERLTQQQDIRKDSKISESKLEINYSSRHGAKNMFTTSKQESQLVQSKHLNPSSISGHTSFTNSSQLNKPVKLEKEICGNSPSFLGATTNLTIYSQNSNCQIKNLHYPRNNSDVPIQVNSTESLLTKSSSLNVNSNPWNTETTTYKKKLSTQHLSHRSTTDGAQSDLNRPVIFPKYTFIKMKNSHILSQFNQNCMPGNISDTKITQSLEKNKTPINLFCGKTNQQQSVVKHSESLKQPSKEEEEKNKKYSPEEIQRKRQEALFRRMAKAQASSVKAAPT, from the exons ATGCTAGGCGTCTGGATTGGTGAGACTGCTATTCCTTGTACCCCAAGTGTagcaaaaggaaaatcaagagcAAAAATCAGCTGCACAAA GTTAAAAACACAAAATCGAGAGGAAGAACTTATGAAATTGGCTAAACAATTTGATAAAAATATGGAAGAACTAGATGTGATTCAAGAGCAAAACAAGAGAAATCATGATTTTATCCAGACAATTTCAGAAGCAGAGACTTTAAACAATTATATAGATAATGTACAGATGCAGTTATTACATGATACAGTTCCTGAAATAGATAATGCCATAATAAAGaaaccaggaaaagaaaacacccaAATATCTGTGGTAAATGATCAAAATAGCAGTCAAAAGCCATTTGATCAAAATGCTGAAGCAGCTTTTAATGCCATTTTTGATGGCTCTACTCAGAAATATAGTGGACAGTTCAGCCAAGATCTGTCCGATGCTTTTTTGAACACGAATAATACTACCTTTGGAAAGAAAAGTGctttgaaagaggagaaaatcatTATTAATGAAACTCCGGTCACTGAAAACCTGACAGAtaaaaccccaggatcactttTTTGTCAAGAAGATGCTCCTGGAATGACAAAATCATGTGTGACTTCTTATACTGAGAAGCCAGAAGCTTTTAATAAACACCTTGATGCATTTACTACCAGTGATTTTGAGGATGATTGGGAAAACTTACTAAGTAATGAACCTTTTGTTACACAAAATGGCAAAATGTGTGAACTTTTCCCTGCTCCTAAAACATCTGAAAATCCTGATCAAAAgggaatttataattttaacaccaaaaatgataaaaataagtcaagaatGAATACAAGTCTAGATGCCAGGTTAGGGGATTCAAAAATTTTACAAGATCTCCCTTCAAAGACACATAATGAAGAATCCATAGATTCTGGAAAAGACAGGTTTTCACTAAATCTAAATGATAAACCAAACAAATTATCATCcactggaaataaaattaaatttgagaaaTCTTTCAATAAAACTGTTGTTCAAGACAAAATTCAAGACTGTGCAGTTGCATCTAATCTGACAAAActtaaagaagatacacacactAAATTTACTTGTaatgcaaatatttctgaaaagtcCACTTTGAACACAGGATATTCTAATGAACGAAAAAATAAGTCCGTTTACAATCAGTCTAGTAAAGCACCTGCTAATATAGATCCTTTTGGTTCTGCAGCTTTGGGCAATGAAACCAGTGTTTATAATCCAAATCAGACTAATGCATCAAAGTTAGGTTCTTTCTTTGATGACTGGAATGATCCGTCATTTGCCAATGAAATTGTTAAAGCATGTCATCAACTAGAGAATACCTGGGAAGCAGATGATGTAGATGATGATTTATTATACCAAGCATGTGATGACATTGAAAGACTAACTCAGCAACAAGATATTAGAAAAGACAGCAAGATATCAGAAAGTAAACTTGAGATCAATTATAGTTCCAGACACGGAGCCAAAAACATGTTTACTACATCTAAACAAGAAAGTCAGTTGGTGCAATCAAAGCATTTGAATCCGAGCAGCATTTCAGGGCACACCTCTTTCACAAATAGCTCACAATTAAATAAACCAgtgaagctggaaaaagaaatttgTGGAAATTCTCCAAGCTTTTTAGGTGCCACAACTAATTTGACAATATACTCTCAGAACTCAAATTGTCAGATCAAAAATCTACATTATCCTCGGAACAACAGTGATGTTCCAATACAAGTGAACAGCACCGAATCGCTTCTTACCAAAAGTTCAAGTTTGAATGTGAATTCAAATCCTTGGAATACAGAAACCactacttacaaaaaaaaattaagtactcaGCATCTATCCCATAGGAGCACAACAGATGGAGCTCAGAGTGACCTTAACAGACCAGTTATATTTCCTAAGTATAcatttataaagatgaaaaattctcACATTCTTTCCCAGTTTAATCAAAATTGTATGCCAGGAAATATTTCTGATACCAAAATTACACAGagtttagagaaaaataagactCCTATCAACCTGTTTTGTGGGAAGACTAATCAACAGCAGTCTGTGGTGAAGCATTCTGAATCTTTGAAACAGCCTTCAAAAG